A genome region from Cutaneotrichosporon cavernicola HIS019 DNA, chromosome: 5 includes the following:
- a CDS encoding uncharacterized protein (Haem-degrading), translated as MAHPIHAVDHVNAFDPAGLSSQTSAKIASIVAQQEAVLRFRKFDSDIAWEVGNVVRETFLAARAAGRHAVNSGIVIHIETFTGHTLFSCAVGPSPTVGPDNWIWVRGKFNVVKRFNVSSLRKGREIAANGQTPEQKGLNFPEFACHGGAFPIWLAGCDVAPIGAIVVSGLPQLEDHQLIIDSFAKADQLFHV; from the exons ATGGCACACCCAATCCACGCCGTCGATCACGTCAACGCCTTTGACCCGGCCGGACTGTCGTCCCAGACGAGCGCCAAGATCGCCTCCATCGTCGCGCAGCAGGAGGCCGTACTGCGCTTCCGCAAGTTTGACAGCGACATTGCGTGGGAGGTGGGTAACGTTGTGCGTGAGACGTTCTTGGCTGCGCGTGCGGCAGGCCGACATGCCGTGAACAGCGGTATCGTCATCCACATCGAGACGTTTACGGGCCACACGCTGTTTTCGTGTGCGGTCGGGCCGTCGCCTACGGTGGGGCCTGACAACTG GATCTGGGTGCGGGGCAAGTTTAACGTCGTCAAGCGCTTCAACGTCTCGAGTTTGCGTAAGGGACGCGAGATTGCGGCCAATGGTCAGACGCCCGAGCAGAAGGGCCTCAACTTTCCCGAGTTTGCGTgccatggcggcg CCTTCCCAATCTGGCTCGCGGGGTGCGATGTTGCGCCCATTGGCGCCATTGTCGTCTCAGGCCTCccccagctcgaggaccaCCAGCTCATCATCGACTCGTTCGCAAAGGCCGACCAGCTGTTCCACGTCTAG